The sequence below is a genomic window from Miscanthus floridulus cultivar M001 unplaced genomic scaffold, ASM1932011v1 os_1299_1, whole genome shotgun sequence.
aataaaaagataactctcttgaggaagctccaacacagggacggtcaactggttgaccacaagcctaatagtccttAGGAAACTCCAAATAcatgttgtcatctgttacccatccgggatttttatccaaatatagaaagtaaacaagcgtaagtacttcccgtacttaacaagttaacatggggttatgaaagctcaaaaaggatgacactggcttactacagttagcacttttagtaggtcaagattttatcatcaactattatcaagttatgcttaagccctaATTAAtcccacatgatcagatatcagaattatttgtatcatattatcatcatagaacatcatgaatgaacaacaataattaaccatttattctgtgagttttctgggccgctcgtgcccgtgagcacggctgttataatagtttgtaaccctctatagaggttgtgcacattcaccatgagtcatgattcccttaagcccgggttaattactcccatatcactgccaaggtgagcgggcggggtacactatgaagtcatttcataggtttctctaacaagttaggtccactaggtttcctcggtaggcagatgtaggaacccccctttcctatggcacatatcaattgcagctatacacataggaatagaggcagccctatacccaacgtggcaagccccttttgcaccataaaggtaacctctagcaagatagaaaaggtcctattactaagctaaagttAGATCCATGTgaccctcatggttgcactgtcagtcctagcttttgccgatagataagtccttatggagggcagaGAGCATTATGAttgaaagtcatttgctccttcgccctataattcagttctttaaaagtcaattttacctttttgttccatagaaccattattttgttatgtagatcatgtatagttactttgaccgctagcaaactacccatatgcatataacccataggagaacaaggaacatgataatcaacacactaggatgtccttacaagtatcaaaattagacacatgcaaatgagtaattaataaatgtgaataggcatcaaggtagatcccatgctatacttgccttggttagcaaactcctgctggtcctgctagtCGTCAAAGGACtctggtctccaacgttctcttcaccgtctgaacacgaccaacatgacaacatacaacatttcaggaacattcatgcaaagcaaacaaacttattattagaacagtacactatcagtatagaaaacaagataaaatgtttaggaaaagaatctacgtctcgctacgatcacgtcaacgcgaagttcacgaaaatcagagctaaaacgcgaaagttatgaattaaacggggtttcctatagcaatttatttaattaaacctaaccatgaaatttaaaagttgcaaagatggttaacagtggtactaacatgtagagaactttattacgaatctaacgcaatttgaatgggtcaattcggagctaaaacgacgattttatgagcaaaacagtgtagtggcatttctataaatggaaggaactatttttgaatttaaataaaattaAATCTAGAATTAATCAAAACGGTGAGGACTGCGGGTTCTAATTGGCCGAACtcaggggtctctttagcaaaattacccgcgaaggggtatcggcctctCTGGACCGTTGATCCTGCGATGGACGGCTCAGaatagatgggagggagagagaaaagagGCCGGCGGCCGGGAACAGTGCTTCTGGCGGCGGAGCACCATGGCTGGTGGCAAGGACTCATCGGCGAGCGGGGAACTTGGCCTACGAGCCATGGTTTGCGCAACTGAGAGCACTGGGGGATAGCGGGGGTTCATGCAACCTCGCCCATGCCGAGAAGGCAGCCAGAGGAGAGGGCCGAGGCAGCGGTCGCCATGAGCGACGATGCGGAGCTCTCGGGCATACGTGGCTAGAGCCCTAAAGGCCATGATTTGCGAAAGTAAATGCATGGGGAGAAGGAGGGgaaggtgacgaagctcaccacggTGACAAACGCAGACGAAGGCGGCTCGGGGATGGAGTTTTCTGAGCTCGACGGATCTCGGCGTTTCTGTGCGGCAGTTGTAGCTTCCGCGGGCTTGAGCGAGTGCGAGAGGGAGTGGGGAAGGCAACAGGGGGAGCGGAGACGGGCTTGGCTCCATTTTATAGAGGTCGGGCGTGGGGAGATGCTCCCACGACGACGCGAGAAGTGAGCGCAGAGCGCGGAGCGGCGGTTGGGGCCTTGACCGGTGCTACGGGACGCACAGGAGGTTGGAGGcagcactgacatgtgggcctaggtGGTCAGCAACTGAGGGAAGGAGGAGGGCACGGCGGCAGTTGCCCGAGCTGGGCTGGCGGGGCTGACGCGGCGACGGTTGCCAGCTCGCCcggttgggccggcccaagaggaaAACAGGAGGAGGGGAAAGGAGAAGGCGAGTGGGCCGGCGAAGGGAGTTGGGCCATCAGGCCAGAATGAGGAAGAGAGGGGAAGAattgaatttcctttttctttttattttctagagttttagcaaaccattttcaaattgattttgtatccaaattcaaatttgatcaaaaccaatcattgcaaaaataaaggtgcagcaacatgtatgcatcaaaaggttactaaccttatatttgattttaatttcccaaaaaatattaatttcatatatttgaatgcacacataataacataattaaatcaaatttacttattttaaaagaatgaaatttttgggtgttacatgacCTGGTCaggcgacgtgggaaggatggtctctctgatcaaaagtgatcggagagtccgaccagctaaggaaagaggggatggccgactcAGCGGCACATGCTTCTCTgtagcataccttgtgctggggcttggagtggatggcgtcgaatcccccaaagatcatgaggcattcctcagggtcGGGTAAGCCATCTTCATCCTTACCCGCCGCGTCTCCTTTCTTGGCCGCCTcttccttgcctttcccttcttttggcttcgtggCTTGCcgcaggaagcgcttgaggagctcgcagtccttataAAGGTGTTTAACAAGATAGGTGTGGTTTGTACATTgtctctccatgagcttgtcgaagtggtcgggcTGGCCCTACTGGGGCTACTTGCCCGCTCGGTCAGCCACAACGACCAAAGCTGGGTTGGCCGGTCGGTGccaatccttcttcttcttcttgcccatttgtgtggaggggccctcaccttggtcctcgcgcttgtcCTTGCCCCTGTCCCGATCGTCGCTGAAGACCTGccctgaccacctcctcgctggaggcgtggttcgtggcgatgtcaagcaggtcgtgggtggtatggggcttcacacaactgagcttgtggatcaaggacttacaggttgtcccagagaggaacgcgctgatgacgtccacatCGACGATATCAagaagggagttgcactgctttgagaacctatgaatgtaatcccgtagggacttgtTGGGATCCTACTGGCAACTcttgagatcccaggaattcTCGGGACGGACATACGTTCTCTGGAAATTTccaacaaagaccctcttgagatccacccagtcgcagatgctgtcgggtggaaggaattcgagcTATGCTCGAACATGCCCCCCCCACGCAGTTGGGGAGGTACTGGATGAAGtaatcatcatccactcctccggctcgataggcgagctagaagtcttcgagccatatactagtgtttgtctccccggtgtatctGGCAACGTTGGTGGGCGGTGGGAAGCGTTGTGGAAACGACGTTTTCTATATGTgacgaccaaaggcccatggccccgAGCCATTCGGGCTGGTGCTCTAGTCGTTTGGTCggccaccatgcctagggtgtgtgTCCCCGTactcctcgatggtcaggccGGGGCTCGCGTCGCTTGCTCTCGCCGCCACTCaatggacgtcatcatcgtgcCGAGCGTGGCGCCGATTGTTGATGACACTACAAGTGTCACGGTTTAGCTCGAGCCACTCACACACAGGTGGTTGTTGTGGAGCGGGCGCCGGGTCTAGCCACGGTGCAACCGTGGCTTCCTGCCCCATGCCCGACAACAGCAGTGGTGAGTAGACGGAGCGATTTGACTAGTGCTGCCAGCCCTTCTGTTGGGCCAGAGGCCACGAGCCATTGTCGCAACGTAGAGCTCTCCGCCACGAGCCAGAGCCCCGGTCTAGATTTTAAAAGCATATTTACAtcgtgtgtctatatatatatatatatatatatatatatatatatatgaaaaacttaaaaaaaaaaggaaaaaaacaaaaaattcggtCTCATTTTCTGCGAGAAAATAGGCTCCGCCGTGCTCGTGCTCCAGCGAGCTCGATGGCCATGCatcccggcgccggcgccggcgcgcccCCCGCGTCGCCGGTCCACGGCAACGTTGAGTACGACGACTTCCACTgggacgccgccgccgaggcggaGCTTCAGGCCATCGAGGCCGCCTACGCCTCGGCTTCCGCCTCCGCAAAGCGCCGCCGCCTACCCGACTGGACCTACCCATCCCCTTCCCCCTCCTCCCGCCCCCGGTACAGCCAAAGCCCGATGTTCGGTGGATCCACGCCGTCATGGGCCCTCACGCCCCACACACCCCAAGGTGCGCTCCTGCTTTTATCGCCTTTCCCATTCCCCATTTCTGGCCTAGCGGAATTAAAGAACCCTCCTGCTTCTTGAAAATGGGGGCAAGAAATTGCTTTTGCTAGCAATTCGCCACGCATTGGGTTTGGATCACAACAGATTTTGAAAATGCGGGCTAAGAAGTACCTGATCCCCACCGCCGTGTCTTAGGCGCGTAAAAATCATTCTTTTCTGGGTTTTGATCACATCGCTTCTTGAGTTCTTGTGTAACTGAGATGGGAATCATTTTCCTCTTCATCCTGATTACAGGCAATGTGAGGGCAAGACGCCAACAAATATCATTCAGCGGTAAGATAGTTTACTGCAGGACACCTTCAGAGGCGGAGAAGGCTGCAACTGACATCTTACACAAAATTGAGGGGATGAAAGCGCCCGGCCAGGTTTCTCTTGGGTTTGATCTCGAGTGGAGGCCCTTTCCAAGAAGAGGTTTGTTGTTGGAGTCTTCACTATATCTAAATCAAATGAAGTTTGGCCATTCCTCTTTTGTGAACATGTGGTAACTTCTTTCTTGCAAGTAGTTCCATCTGGTAGAACATAACTGGAGCTGTGGTCTTTGCAGGGGAACCACCTTGTAAGGTTGCTGTAATGCAACTATGCATGGAGAAAACTGTGTGCTATGTCCTGCATATTGCTCACTCTGGGGTACCACCTATACTGAAAACTCTTTTGGAGGATAGTTCGTCCATTAAAGTCAGTGCTTTTGCTTGTTTTTACCCTCATATTTTTTCCATTATTTTTTACCTAGACACTATGCTCTAGTTAAATCATGTTAGTCACGGTTCCATGTCTTTTCAGGTTGGAATATGCATAGACAATGATGCAAGGAAAATGTTGAATGATTATGATGTCTGTGTACAACCACTGATGGATTTGTCAACCCTGGCAAATGTCAAGTTAGCTACTCCTCCCAAAAGATGGAGTCTTGCTTCTTTAACTGAAATGATCACATGCAAAGAGGTATATCGATTACACTAAGTATTTATGTCTTTTGCAGCTCCATTAGTAATGTGTGTGGGCGACAAAGTCCAATCTCTGTTCAATTTAAATTTGTGCTCTATTTGTGAATTACACTATCCTGAAAATTCCCACTTTGTAGCTTGTTATTTCGTATTTGTTAAGTTATAGATTTGGTAGGAAGAAACCCAAATTACTTTCTAAATTCCTGATGCTAACTGTGAACTTGAAAATCCTTTTGGTATGCATGTTTATTTGGACTAAAAAAGATCAACGTCGCAATGCACTTTATCATATGTAGCTTTGTTGCTTGTCTGTAGTTGCCGAAGCCGAGCAACATAAGAATGGGGAATTGGGAGGTTGATGTTCTCTCCAAACAACAACTTCAATATGCTGCTACAGATGCTTATATCTCATGGTATTTATATGAGGTACATGAATAAAATAATCAAACTAATTTTGTTCTCATGATAGCCTTTTATTTCTCCTTGATGTTGATAGCCATTAATACTCTTGACTAGGCACTGCAGACTTTTCCAGATTATACTGCTGAAGCTGAAACTGAGTCTGTAAAGGCACAATAGCCTCAAGTGGACATTCTATTGGGAACTGTAGTGTTAGTCTATCAGACAATGCCTGGTGCTCTTTATCTTCACATCTCAATCAGGTCAGAACCCTGGATTCCTAGTCTTGTACCCATACAGTAGTTTTCATTATCACCTCTATGAAGCTGTAGTAAGTCCTTATAACTAGAAGGCATTTGTGTTCATGCCCCTACTTTGAAggccaattgtgattttgcccttgttaattcaactttgtgattttgcccccgCTCTTTCAAAATGAAGATTGAGTTTATTGAGTTTGCCCATATTCTGTTTCATTCACTTAACGGTGTCAAATCAGCTCTAAAAAGGCAAGTTTGCCCCCTGCAGATCTTGCCCACCTTTTCTGATTAGTTTGTGGTTTTACCCCTGTTTTGATATGAAACATTTAGATAGCAttttgatagtttttttttgaGCGAGAATACAGCAGGGGAAGCCCCCACTGtaagattttttttattaaataaaaaGAGGAAAAAAGAACAAGTCTGCACAACTATACAACAGCCACCAAAACAGAAAGAACAGGTCTAAGGATGACGGAAGAAGAAGAAACTAAGCTAGGGAGTCTATACAAAGAGAGAAAGCCGGTCGTTTAGCATCACTGAATCTCAAAGCTTGCAGTTTAGCTTCCTCCATGAACAGCCTCTTCCAAGAACTAAAGGAGGGACGTCCTCTATCAAAGATGAAGTCATTTCTTTGCTTCCAAATTTGCCAGGCTTCGATGGTGATGATCTCCATGAAAAAAGGGCTCTGAAAATGCTGCTTTGCCTGTGAAAGCATCTGAAAGAATTCATTTGCATAGTTCCACTGGATACCCAAATACTGCCAACACTCTTTACTGAAAGGGCAACTAAAGAACAAATGAAAAGCAGTTTCTTCTACATTATTAGTGCAAAGAACACAGTTGTAGTTGTTCCCTTCCAACTTATGTTTTTTCCTCTTTAGAATGTTTCTTGTGTTCAACCTATCCATGAATAGAAGCCATGAGAAAACTCTCAGCTTATTGCAACACTTGGAATCCCAAATCCAAACAAAAGGGGCTGGGGGCTGAATGTTTTTGTAAGGAAAATTGTAGAAACTAGACGATGTATAGATGTTGCTTCCCCAGATATATCACCAAGAATCTTTTGAGTCCTGCTGTACTTGGATTGTTTGAATGTATTCTTGGAGGCTTTGAAATTCCTGATAGGCTTGCTCAGAGAGGGGGAGATGAAACTGAGACTCCAGGCTGTTATTTAGCAAGAACTGCGAAACTGAAATCCTCTTGTGTTTGGCGAAAGAGTAAAGCCTAGGGAACTTAACTTTCATAACATTGTCATTCCAGAGATCAGACCAAAAAAGGACAGTGGAGCCATCTCCAATCCTGCAATTAGCAATACCTCTGAAGAGATCACATAATTTTAGAATATCCCTCCACCAAAATGACCCCTTGTCAGTTGTTGCATGGGGGATTTCACCATCGGAATAATGAGAAAACCAAACTAGTTTCACCCAGGGGATTTCCTTTTTGTTATAAAACTTGTCCAAGTGTTTGAGAAGGAGAGCAGTGTTTTGGCTTCTGAGGTTGATAATGCCTAGCCCACCCTTTCTTTTGGGCTTGCTACATTTTTTCAATGCAACCAGTGGCTTCACTTTAGCGTTACTGTCAGAACTTCTCCATAAGCAGTGTCTTGTGGTTCTGTCAATGTAGTCAAGGACTGATACTGGAAGTTGTAATGTGCACATGGCATAGGTTGGTAGGGAAGAGATAACTGAGTTTACTAACTGCAGCCTACCAGCATGAGATAGCAGATTTGACGTAGCACTAAATCTTCTTTCAACCTTATTCATGATGAAGCCGAAGTGCTCAACTCTGGGCTTGGTGGTACCCATTGTTAGACCAAGGTATGTGAAGGGAAGTGATTCAAGCTTGCAGCCAAAGACTCCAGCCAATTGCTGTGCTTTTTCAACGTAAAGGTTTAGAGGCACCAAACAAGATTTTCTGTAGTTAACCCTGAGTCTAGTTACTCCAGTAGATTGAGAAAAAAATTCAAGGAGCCCTTTGAGGGTGAAGAGCTCACGTTGTGATGCTTTCATGATCAAGATGGTAGCATCGGCATATTGGATTATAGGATAGTTAGCCATTTCGGTAACTCAAACAATCCATCTCTATGACCTCTG
It includes:
- the LOC136533907 gene encoding 3'-5' exonuclease-like isoform X2, producing the protein MAMHPGAGAGAPPASPVHGNVEYDDFHWDAAAEAELQAIEAAYASASASAKRRRLPDWTYPSPSPSSRPRYSQSPMFGGSTPSWALTPHTPQGNVRARRQQISFSGKIVYCRTPSEAEKAATDILHKIEGMKAPGQVSLGFDLEWRPFPRRGEPPCKVAVMQLCMEKTVCYVLHIAHSGVPPILKTLLEDSSSIKVGICIDNDARKMLNDYDVCVQPLMDLSTLANVKLATPPKRWSLASLTEMITCKELPKPSNIRMGNWEVDVLSKQQLQYAATDAYISWYLYETFPDYTAEAETESVKAQ
- the LOC136533907 gene encoding 3'-5' exonuclease-like isoform X1 yields the protein MAMHPGAGAGAPPASPVHGNVEYDDFHWDAAAEAELQAIEAAYASASASAKRRRLPDWTYPSPSPSSRPRYSQSPMFGGSTPSWALTPHTPQGNVRARRQQISFSGKIVYCRTPSEAEKAATDILHKIEGMKAPGQVSLGFDLEWRPFPRRGEPPCKVAVMQLCMEKTVCYVLHIAHSGVPPILKTLLEDSSSIKVGICIDNDARKMLNDYDVCVQPLMDLSTLANVKLATPPKRWSLASLTEMITCKELPKPSNIRMGNWEVDVLSKQQLQYAATDAYISWYLYEALQTFPDYTAEAETESVKAQ